In Pirellulales bacterium, one genomic interval encodes:
- a CDS encoding DUF1570 domain-containing protein → MRFPGLRLRTPVLVRWRHLGVALALVCLAPVARAQGLSPVAEGGDEEKPVAGERRPAPQAEPDSLSQLLASGAEVRPGGGELLYVRDENGKALVSRLHCAIGDQCLVLLPDGKLNLVPRVDTRPSNKPFQAADAQTMMARLRTGKFSSFKTAASEHYLYVYSCSEQFYQSTRDILESLYPGVIARLEQWDLQPTAPSVPLVVMIFPNRQEFDALKPMPPEVAAYYSGLSNHIVLYEDPLLSDRAPEFALKEASYTIAHEGVHQILHNVGIQQRLSGWPAWLGEGLPEYFCPINVSSVVVNEQGAALPQRNLKWTRAGLVNDLRMAALLKMSSKSGDAIQRIVNAPQLDADGYALAWGLTHYLAEKAKKPFGAYLQEISRMGPLERQEGEDSLFTKHFGSDFAALETAVQRHLTSGEIQKSYRDPMIYQTHYVVVHTTKRGRTATVSVAITLSPGRAREWKEQEEKEQATSDPGTIHAFRTQVCKTRIEAEQIVKKIGR, encoded by the coding sequence ATGCGATTTCCCGGTCTGCGCCTGCGTACGCCCGTGCTCGTTCGTTGGAGACATCTCGGCGTGGCGTTGGCACTTGTTTGTCTCGCCCCGGTGGCCCGCGCCCAGGGTCTGTCTCCCGTTGCGGAAGGTGGTGACGAAGAAAAGCCGGTCGCCGGCGAGCGTCGCCCCGCGCCGCAGGCCGAGCCCGATTCGCTCAGCCAACTGCTAGCGAGTGGAGCCGAAGTCCGGCCCGGCGGCGGCGAGTTGCTCTACGTCCGGGACGAGAATGGCAAGGCGCTCGTCAGCCGGCTGCACTGTGCGATCGGCGACCAATGCCTGGTGTTGCTCCCCGACGGCAAGCTGAACCTGGTGCCGCGCGTCGACACGCGCCCCTCGAACAAGCCGTTTCAGGCGGCCGATGCCCAGACGATGATGGCCCGTCTGCGCACCGGTAAATTCTCGAGCTTCAAGACGGCGGCCAGCGAACACTATCTTTATGTCTACTCCTGCTCGGAGCAGTTCTATCAATCGACGCGCGATATTCTCGAATCGCTTTACCCGGGCGTGATCGCGCGGCTCGAGCAGTGGGACTTGCAGCCGACGGCGCCGTCGGTGCCGCTGGTAGTGATGATCTTTCCCAACCGGCAGGAATTCGACGCCCTCAAGCCGATGCCACCGGAAGTGGCGGCCTACTACAGTGGTCTGTCGAATCACATCGTGCTGTACGAAGATCCGTTGCTTTCCGACCGCGCGCCGGAGTTCGCGCTGAAAGAGGCCTCGTACACGATTGCTCACGAGGGGGTTCATCAGATCCTGCACAACGTGGGCATCCAGCAGCGACTCTCGGGCTGGCCCGCGTGGCTGGGCGAAGGATTGCCCGAGTATTTCTGCCCGATCAACGTCAGCTCGGTGGTGGTGAACGAACAAGGTGCGGCCCTGCCCCAGCGGAACTTGAAGTGGACGCGGGCCGGTCTGGTGAACGACCTGCGGATGGCGGCGCTGCTCAAGATGTCGTCGAAGAGTGGCGACGCCATCCAGCGGATCGTCAACGCGCCACAGCTCGACGCCGACGGCTACGCGCTCGCCTGGGGGCTGACACATTACCTGGCCGAGAAGGCCAAGAAGCCCTTCGGCGCCTACCTGCAAGAGATCAGCCGCATGGGTCCGCTCGAACGCCAGGAGGGAGAAGACTCGCTCTTCACCAAGCACTTCGGCAGCGATTTTGCCGCGCTCGAAACGGCCGTGCAGCGGCACCTCACCAGCGGCGAGATCCAGAAGAGTTACCGCGACCCGATGATCTACCAGACGCACTACGTCGTGGTCCACACGACGAAGCGCGGCCGCACGGCAACCGTCTCGGTGGCGATCACGCTTTCACCCGGCCGCGCCCGCGAGTGGAAGGAGCAGGAAGAAAAGGAACAAGCCACGAGCGACCCGGGCACGATCCACGCCTTCCGCACGCAAGTCTGCAAGACCCGGATCGAGGCCGAGCAGATCGTGAAGAAGATCGGGCGGTAG